In Acidobacteriota bacterium, a genomic segment contains:
- a CDS encoding FtsX-like permease family protein, with the protein MKLLHLILANLRHHKVRTVLTVLGILVAFLLYGLLSAIDKGFNAGVDLAGNDRLVLQHRVSLIQPLPYSYGPRMEQVDGVVFATHASWFGGVYQEPKNFFPKIAVDPEPFLRMYPEYVLPEEQKKAWFATRTGAIAGKDLAERFGWEVGDTIPVQGDIWMRADGSRLWEFDLVGIYEGASQDADQSQFFFQYDYLVEGTGGQLGQVGWYWIRIDEPDLAPQIAENIDALFANSPAETKTTTEKAFGQAFAQQVGNTTAIVRGVVAAVFFTLLLVVGNTMAQSVRERTNELAVLKALGFRDGTVMRLVIAEACALAMLGGLLGLGFAAVLTVPLGKALSGFLPVFYIPMEAQLVGLGLMLLLGLITGVPPAIQAMRLQVSQALRRV; encoded by the coding sequence GTGAAGCTGCTGCACCTGATCCTGGCCAATCTGCGCCACCACAAAGTGCGCACCGTGCTCACCGTGCTGGGCATCCTGGTGGCCTTCCTGCTCTACGGCCTGCTCTCCGCCATCGACAAAGGCTTCAACGCCGGCGTCGACCTGGCGGGCAACGACCGCTTGGTGCTCCAGCACCGGGTGTCGCTGATCCAGCCCCTGCCCTACTCCTACGGCCCGCGCATGGAGCAGGTGGACGGCGTGGTCTTCGCCACCCATGCCAGCTGGTTCGGCGGGGTCTATCAAGAGCCCAAGAACTTCTTCCCCAAGATCGCCGTCGACCCCGAGCCCTTCCTGCGCATGTATCCGGAGTACGTCCTGCCGGAGGAGCAGAAGAAAGCCTGGTTCGCCACTCGCACCGGTGCCATCGCCGGCAAGGACCTGGCGGAGCGCTTCGGCTGGGAGGTCGGCGACACCATTCCCGTTCAGGGCGACATTTGGATGCGCGCTGACGGCTCCCGGCTCTGGGAGTTCGACCTGGTGGGCATCTACGAGGGCGCCAGCCAGGACGCCGATCAAAGCCAGTTCTTCTTCCAATACGACTATCTGGTGGAGGGCACCGGCGGCCAGCTGGGGCAGGTAGGCTGGTACTGGATCCGCATCGACGAGCCGGATCTGGCACCGCAGATCGCCGAGAATATCGACGCCCTCTTCGCCAACTCGCCGGCGGAGACCAAGACCACCACCGAGAAAGCCTTCGGTCAGGCCTTCGCCCAGCAGGTGGGCAATACCACCGCCATCGTGCGCGGGGTGGTGGCGGCGGTCTTCTTCACCCTGCTGCTGGTAGTGGGCAACACCATGGCCCAGAGCGTCCGCGAGCGCACCAACGAGCTGGCGGTGCTCAAGGCTCTGGGCTTCCGGGACGGCACGGTGATGCGGCTGGTGATCGCCGAGGCCTGCGCTCTGGCGATGCTCGGCGGGCTCCTCGGCCTGGGCTTCGCCGCCGTGCTGACGGTGCCCTTGGGCAAGGCCCTGTCGGGCTTCTTGCCGGTCTTCTACATTCCCATGGAAGCGCAGCTGGTGGGCCTAGGACTGATGCTGCTGCTGGGCCTGATCACCGGCGTGCCACCGGCGATCCAGGCCATGCGGCTACAAGTCTCCCAAGCGCTACGGAGGGTTTGA
- a CDS encoding ABC transporter ATP-binding protein, translating into MSTPSPTDSAPLVQVSGVHKLFRRGEERIDVLQGLDLEIRQGEFLALMGPSGSGKSTLLNILGGLDKPSSGEVTVAGQRIDRLSSGKLADWRARHVGLVFQFYNLMPTLTAERNVELPLLLTKLSRSQRKKHVATALALVGLADRAKHYPRQLSGGQEQRVGIARAIVIDPDLLLCDEPTGDLDRQSGDEILDLLQQLSKDHGKTVLMVTHDPRAAERADRVLHLDKGRLRGEEAA; encoded by the coding sequence ATGAGCACCCCCAGCCCCACCGACTCGGCACCGCTGGTACAAGTCTCCGGCGTGCACAAGCTCTTTCGCCGCGGCGAGGAACGCATCGACGTGCTCCAAGGGCTCGACCTGGAGATCCGCCAGGGCGAGTTTCTCGCTCTCATGGGCCCTTCCGGTTCCGGCAAAAGCACCCTGCTCAACATCCTCGGCGGGTTGGACAAACCCAGCAGCGGCGAGGTGACCGTGGCCGGACAGCGCATCGACCGGCTCAGCAGCGGCAAGCTGGCGGATTGGCGAGCCCGCCACGTGGGGCTGGTCTTCCAGTTCTACAACCTGATGCCCACCCTCACCGCCGAGCGCAACGTCGAGTTGCCGCTGCTGCTCACCAAGCTCTCCCGTTCCCAGCGCAAGAAGCACGTCGCCACCGCCCTCGCCCTGGTGGGTCTGGCGGATCGCGCCAAGCATTATCCGCGGCAGCTCTCCGGCGGTCAGGAACAGCGGGTGGGCATCGCCCGGGCCATCGTCATCGACCCGGATCTGCTGCTCTGCGACGAGCCCACCGGCGACCTCGATCGCCAGAGCGGTGACGAGATCCTCGATCTGCTCCAGCAGCTCAGCAAGGACCACGGCAAGACCGTGCTGATGGTGACCCACGATCCGCGGGCGGCGGAGCGGGCGGATCGGGTGCTGCATCTGGACAAGGGACGGCTGCGGGGAGAGGAGGCGGCGTGA
- a CDS encoding ABC transporter permease, translated as MLSWIPQIFAVTALNLRTLGQRLGSSLVAMVGIAGVVVVLVAVLSIAEGFQQTLAGTGSDDTAIVLRGGSTSEMTSGLTLENTRVIADAPGVERISSEAGGTTVPAASAELFVIINLPKISTGTDANVPLRGVGPEAFAVRPDVKIVAGRNFEPGRNEIIAGEGASRQFEGLEPGNTLRLGQAEWKVVGVFSSGGTVADSELWTDARVLQPAYRRGNTFQSVYAKLSSADDFQEFKDSLTTDPRLNVEVQRESDYYAGQSQTLSQLIRVLGWLIAAFMGLGAVIAALITMYSAVAARRREIATLRALGFKSVPVVISVLTEALLLALVGGCLGAAAAYLVFNGYQAATLNWQTFSQVTFAFAVTPPLVIQGIVYSLILGFFGGLLPAIKAARMPIAIALREA; from the coding sequence ATGCTTTCCTGGATTCCACAGATCTTCGCCGTCACCGCCCTCAACCTGCGCACTCTGGGACAGCGGCTGGGTAGCTCGCTGGTGGCCATGGTGGGCATCGCCGGGGTGGTGGTGGTGCTGGTGGCGGTGCTGTCCATCGCCGAGGGCTTCCAGCAAACGCTGGCGGGCACCGGCTCCGACGACACCGCCATCGTGCTGCGCGGCGGCAGCACCTCCGAGATGACCAGCGGCTTGACCCTCGAGAACACCCGCGTCATCGCCGACGCCCCGGGGGTCGAGCGCATCTCCTCCGAAGCCGGCGGCACCACCGTGCCGGCAGCCTCTGCGGAGCTCTTCGTGATCATCAATCTGCCCAAGATCTCCACCGGCACCGACGCCAACGTGCCGCTGCGAGGCGTCGGCCCGGAGGCCTTCGCCGTTCGCCCGGACGTGAAGATCGTGGCGGGCCGCAACTTCGAGCCCGGCCGCAACGAGATAATCGCCGGCGAGGGGGCCAGCCGGCAGTTCGAAGGTCTGGAGCCAGGCAACACTCTGCGCCTGGGCCAGGCCGAGTGGAAGGTGGTGGGAGTGTTCAGCTCCGGCGGCACCGTCGCCGACTCCGAGCTGTGGACCGACGCCCGGGTACTCCAGCCCGCCTACCGCCGCGGCAACACCTTCCAGTCGGTGTACGCCAAGCTGAGCTCCGCGGACGACTTCCAGGAGTTCAAGGACTCCCTCACCACCGACCCGCGGCTCAACGTCGAGGTGCAGCGGGAGAGCGACTATTACGCCGGCCAGAGCCAGACTCTGTCTCAGCTGATCCGCGTCCTCGGCTGGCTCATCGCCGCTTTCATGGGCCTGGGGGCGGTGATCGCAGCGCTGATCACCATGTACTCGGCGGTGGCCGCCCGGCGGCGGGAGATCGCCACCCTGCGGGCCCTCGGCTTCAAGAGCGTGCCGGTGGTGATCTCGGTGCTCACCGAGGCCCTGCTGCTGGCCCTGGTGGGCGGCTGTCTCGGCGCCGCCGCGGCCTACCTGGTGTTCAACGGCTACCAGGCGGCGACCCTCAACTGGCAGACCTTCAGCCAGGTCACCTTCGCCTTCGCCGTGACGCCGCCGCTGGTGATCCAGGGAATCGTCTACTCGCTGATCCTGGGTTTCTTCGGCGGCCTGCTGCCGGCCATCAAGGCCGCCCGCATGCCCATCGCCATCGCCCTGCGAGAAGCCTGA